Genomic DNA from Candidatus Edwardsbacteria bacterium:
CCTGGCAGATATCGGACCCTCGGTATGCAGGGTGCTGATCACCGCCACCACCACCAGGTTCATCACGCAGGCTCCGTAGATATTCCCCAGGGCCAGATCCGGCTGGCGCACCAAGGCCGAGGAGGAGATGCCCGAGAACAACTCCGGCAGGGAGGTCACCGCGGCCAGCAGCACCACCCCTATCCAACTGCCCGATAGCCCCAGCTTCTCGCCCAAAATATCGCCGTAACGCGACAACTTGGAGCCGGCGAAGACGATCACTGCTACCAGCAATACCAGTTTAAACCAGACAAAAAACATAGTTGAAGCCTTTTGATGTTTTTAATGATTATCCGCCGAACAACCGGTATCAGGTACAATTGGATTGGATGAGAAGCCGGGGAACCGATTTACTGCTTTTCTATTATAAATTCCACCCGGCGGTTCTTTGCCCAACTAGCCTCATCGTGTCCCAATGCCGCCGGACGTTCCTTGCCGTAACTGGTTGTCTTGAACGCTGCTCCGGAGGTCCCCAAGTTTACCAGGTATCCCTTGACGGCATTGGCCCTTTTCTCGCCCAGGGCCAGGTTGTATTCGATGGTTCCCCTTTCGTCGCAATGCCCCTCCAGCCGGATCGTCACACTGGGTTTGCCCCTGAGAGCCACGGATATCACGGAAAGAATTTTTCGGTATTCGTCCTTCAGCTCATATGAATCCAGATCGAAATATACCGTTTTGAATTCCAATTTAGGCTCCGGCTTCTGGACTGGCGGTTCGGGAGCCTTGGCTTCCTGCTGGGCTTGAGCGGTCGTTTCCTTCTGTTCAACCGCCTGTTTCTTGGCGCAGCCCCCGGCAAAAAGCCCCGCAATAATCATGATCGTTGCTAATCTTTTCATATTCACTCCTTATCTATGCGTTGATATGGTTATCAGTTTACGGCATCCCTGCAGTAATTGATCCCGTTGCAAAAGAAACGCCACAGGTGTTCGAATTTACTGATAGGCGGAACATCGTAGCTCCTCAGGGTAAAATCTGTAGCCGCGGTCTGGATCAGCCCGTAATACATCAGACTGGCCTCCTTGATGCCCATCTCCGGGCAGGCCAGCCCTCTGGATCGGG
This window encodes:
- a CDS encoding sodium:calcium antiporter — protein: MFFVWFKLVLLVAVIVFAGSKLSRYGDILGEKLGLSGSWIGVVLLAAVTSLPELFSGISSSALVRQPDLALGNIYGACVMNLVVVAVISTLHTEGPISAR
- the pal gene encoding peptidoglycan-associated lipoprotein Pal; this encodes MIIAGLFAGGCAKKQAVEQKETTAQAQQEAKAPEPPVQKPEPKLEFKTVYFDLDSYELKDEYRKILSVISVALRGKPSVTIRLEGHCDERGTIEYNLALGEKRANAVKGYLVNLGTSGAAFKTTSYGKERPAALGHDEASWAKNRRVEFIIEKQ